A window of the Falco rusticolus isolate bFalRus1 chromosome 1, bFalRus1.pri, whole genome shotgun sequence genome harbors these coding sequences:
- the CENPU gene encoding LOW QUALITY PROTEIN: centromere protein U (The sequence of the model RefSeq protein was modified relative to this genomic sequence to represent the inferred CDS: deleted 1 base in 1 codon) produces the protein MSTKKKRKINHSSHKSKEHKAKSHPPRKVLPLEEPDVSRILKVAEDNQLEDLNDSFDHPLHSTAVDAYGEECSQNKSLGHVSSQQRKKPERRKKKRIHSKPSDSDVQKFSSSDPEDEPPKDNVKALNTTQLQAKKKRQPSEDSTSDLSEDGPCSVQLWCPKELKRSSRDITELDVVLAEFEKITANYKPSIESNICKKAINGFCSAFKGQIADLIVEAQQLKDIKKKNAKVVKDISKKSQQLLQLREELIRAEPQLIQLKREYAEMQERTSALRQATEFVTGLKELQQDYLEYREENPKEKEIYGLSSLPALLVESRRILGAEGHFQNINRKLEEALAVQRGKLSEKH, from the exons ATGtccacaaagaagaaaaggaagataaatcaTTCTAGCCATAAATCCAAG GAACACAAAGCTAAGTCCCACCCTCCGCGGAAAGTACTTCCACTTGAGGAACCAGATGTCTCAAGGATACTGAAGGTAGCAGAAGACAATCAACTTGAGGACCTTAACGATTCATTTG ATCACCCTTTGCACAGTACTGCTGTGGATGCTTATGGAGAAGAGTGTTCACAAAACAAGTCACTTGGTCATGTTTCatcacagcaaaggaaaaaaccagaaagaag gaaaaaaaaacgCATCCACTCAAAACCATCTGATAGTGATGTTCAGAAATTCAGCTCATCTGATCCTGAAGATGAACCCCCCAAGGATAATGTG AAGGCTCTGAACACTACTCAACTCCAGGCG AAAAAAAAGCGACAACCTTCAGAGGACAGCACATCCGATCTTTCTG AGGATGGCCCATGTTCTGTACAGCTTTGGTGTCCCAAAGAGCTGAAGAGATCTTCTAGAGATATTACAGAACTGGATGTTGTTCTGGCTGAATTTGAGAAGATAACAGCAAATTACAA ACCAAGCATAGAATCTAACATTTGCAAAAAAGCTATCAATGgcttctgttctgctttcaagGGCCAGATCGCCGATCTT ataGTAGAAGCCCAGCAATTAAaggatataaagaaaaaaaatgctaag GTAGTAAAAGACATCAGTAAGAAAAGCCAGCAACTGTTGCAACTCAGAGAAGAGCTCATTAG AGCTGAACCACAACTGATACAACTAAAAAGAGAGTATGCTGAGATGCAGGAAAGGACATCTGCCTTGAGACAAGCAACTGAATTTGTTACTGGTTTAAAGGAGCTACAACAAGACTATCTGGAGTATagagaagaaaacccaaaagaaaaagagata TATGGActttccagcctccctgctcttCTGGTGGAGTCGCGGAGAATTCTAGGAGCAGAAGGACACTTTCAGAATATTAATAGGAAACTGGAAGAGGCTCTGGCTGTACAAAGAGGGAAGTTATCAGAGAAACATTAA